Proteins encoded in a region of the Buchnera aphidicola (Phyllaphis fagi) genome:
- the mnmA gene encoding tRNA 2-thiouridine(34) synthase MnmA, with translation MLIKHLNNKKIVIAMSGGVDSSVSAALLLQLGYRVEGVFMKNWEEDDTINYCSSFQDLYDVRKVCKTIGINLHEINFSEEYWNLVFKSFLYEYKKGNTPNPDILCNKKIKFHLFFTFAIKILKADFMATGHYAQIKYFNKTPMLLRSNDCNKDQTYFLYTLTKKKLKKILFPIGSLKKNEVRNIAKKINLSISKKPDSTGICFIGPAKMSKFLSRFIRYYPGNIITDSGYIIGQHTGLMNYTIGQRKGINIGGKYEKKKIPWYVIQKDLKTNSLVVIQGSKHYKLMSMGLLAYKVNWINNINITQILYCTAKTRYQQQDVSCKVILLNLNTVQVFFNIPVSSITTGQSIVFYMLKICIGGGIIKKSFPIIKN, from the coding sequence ATTTTAATAAAACATTTGAATAATAAAAAAATAGTTATTGCTATGTCTGGGGGAGTAGATTCTTCAGTATCAGCTGCTTTGTTACTACAATTAGGATATAGAGTTGAAGGTGTATTTATGAAAAATTGGGAAGAAGATGATACAATAAATTATTGTTCTTCTTTTCAAGATTTATATGACGTTAGAAAGGTATGTAAAACGATAGGAATTAATTTACATGAAATAAATTTTTCTGAAGAATATTGGAATCTCGTATTTAAAAGTTTTTTATATGAATATAAAAAAGGAAATACACCTAACCCTGATATTTTATGTAATAAAAAAATTAAATTTCATTTATTTTTTACATTTGCAATCAAAATATTAAAAGCTGATTTTATGGCAACTGGTCATTATGCTCAAATTAAATATTTTAATAAAACTCCTATGTTACTTAGAAGTAATGATTGTAATAAAGATCAAACATATTTTTTATATACATTAACAAAAAAAAAATTAAAAAAAATATTATTTCCAATAGGTTCTTTAAAAAAAAATGAAGTTCGTAATATAGCAAAAAAAATAAATTTATCTATTTCAAAAAAACCAGATTCTACAGGTATTTGTTTCATTGGACCAGCTAAAATGTCAAAATTTTTAAGTCGTTTTATTAGATATTATCCAGGAAATATTATTACGGATTCTGGATATATTATTGGTCAACATACTGGTTTAATGAATTATACTATTGGACAAAGAAAAGGTATAAATATTGGAGGAAAATATGAAAAAAAAAAAATTCCATGGTATGTTATACAAAAAGATTTAAAAACAAATTCACTAGTTGTTATACAAGGATCAAAACATTATAAATTAATGTCAATGGGATTACTTGCGTATAAAGTGAATTGGATTAATAATATTAACATAACACAAATTTTATATTGTACTGCTAAAACAAGATATCAACAACAAGATGTATCATGTAAAGTAATACTTTTAAATTTAAATACAGTACAAGTTTTTTTTAATATTCCTGTATCCTCTATTACAACAGGTCAATCCATTGTATTTTACATGTTAAAAATTTGTATAGGAGGAGGTATTATTAAAAAATCATTTCCTATAATAAAAAATTAA
- the purB gene encoding adenylosuccinate lyase yields the protein MNYFNLYAISPIDGRYSQDTSKLKNIFSEYAFLKFRTTIEIRWLQKLSSIPEIFKLDKLNQLDNEILNNIIKHFNYDDAKYIKTIEKTTQHDVKAIEYFLKNKISYKLFNHSILNFIHFACTSEDINNLAYANMMQTTRINLLIPYWENIIFNIRNIAFKFQNISMLSRTHGQSASPTTVGKEMSNFYYRMYRQLKQLKKIKIFGKINGATGNYNAHVIAYPMLNWYQISKEFVTSLNIHWNPCTTQIEPHDYISELLSCIIRFNIILINFNQDIWGYIALNYFNQHNNLNEIGSSTMPHKINPIHFEKSEGNLGLSNAIMNHMISKLPISRWQRDLTDSTVLRNLGVAISYSIISYKSLLLGLKKITINYNTIKKDLSNKWELLSEPIQIVMKKHGINNAYEKLKLLTKGKQMNSILIHQYIDSLKIPNQEKIKLKKITPNNYIGNSIKITKNIYNITQ from the coding sequence ATGAATTATTTTAATTTATATGCTATTTCTCCTATTGATGGGAGATATAGTCAAGATACATCAAAATTAAAAAATATATTTAGTGAATATGCATTTTTAAAATTTAGAACAACAATTGAAATACGTTGGTTACAGAAATTGTCTTCAATACCTGAAATATTTAAATTAGATAAATTAAATCAGTTAGATAATGAAATATTAAATAATATAATAAAACATTTTAATTATGATGATGCAAAATACATTAAAACAATTGAAAAAACTACACAACATGATGTTAAAGCAATTGAATATTTTTTAAAAAACAAAATATCTTATAAATTATTTAATCATTCTATTTTGAATTTTATTCATTTTGCATGTACTTCAGAAGATATTAATAATTTAGCTTATGCCAATATGATGCAAACGACTCGCATTAATTTATTAATTCCATATTGGGAAAATATTATATTTAATATTAGAAATATAGCTTTTAAGTTTCAAAATATTAGTATGCTTAGTAGAACACATGGACAATCTGCTTCTCCTACAACAGTAGGAAAAGAAATGAGTAATTTTTATTACAGAATGTATCGTCAATTAAAACAACTAAAAAAAATTAAAATATTTGGTAAAATAAATGGTGCAACAGGAAATTATAATGCACATGTAATAGCATATCCTATGTTAAATTGGTATCAAATTAGTAAAGAATTTGTAACTTCTTTAAATATTCATTGGAATCCTTGTACAACTCAAATTGAACCTCATGATTATATATCAGAACTATTAAGTTGTATTATTAGATTTAATATTATTTTAATTAATTTTAATCAAGATATATGGGGATATATTGCTTTAAATTATTTTAATCAACACAATAATCTAAATGAAATTGGTTCATCTACTATGCCTCATAAAATTAATCCTATTCATTTTGAAAAATCAGAAGGTAATCTTGGTTTATCAAATGCTATTATGAATCATATGATATCTAAACTACCTATTTCTCGATGGCAACGAGATTTAACTGATTCTACTGTATTACGTAATCTTGGAGTAGCAATTAGTTATTCTATAATATCATATAAATCTTTATTATTAGGTTTAAAGAAAATTACAATTAATTATAATACCATTAAAAAAGATTTAAGTAATAAATGGGAATTATTATCTGAACCTATTCAAATAGTGATGAAAAAACATGGTATTAATAATGCATATGAAAAACTAAAATTATTAACAAAAGGTAAACAAATGAACTCTATATTGATACATCAGTATATAGATAGTTTAAAAATTCCGAATCAAGAAAAAATAAAATTAAAAAAAATTACACCAAATAACTATATTGGAAATTCTATTAAAATAACAAAAAATATATATAATATAACACAATAA
- a CDS encoding YchE family NAAT transporter has protein sequence MKNLIYNFSIYINFFAELFALVNPIGMIPIFMGITGLQSTKERKKINMISNFSASIILISSLLIGNIILKFFNISIESFRISGGLLIIGIALSMMNGSLINNLKTQKEKLPYQKENISIIPLSMPLIAGPGAISSTIIWGTHHNTVNNIIGCSITILLFSLICWILFQSAPFFIKIVGQTGINILTRIMGLLLMSLGVEFISTGIKLIFLKLP, from the coding sequence ATGAAAAATTTAATATATAACTTTTCAATTTATATAAATTTTTTTGCAGAATTATTTGCTTTAGTTAATCCTATTGGAATGATCCCTATTTTTATGGGTATAACAGGATTACAATCAACTAAAGAAAGAAAAAAAATTAATATGATTTCTAATTTTTCTGCTTCTATTATTTTGATTAGTTCATTATTAATTGGTAATATCATTTTAAAATTTTTTAATATTTCTATAGAATCATTTCGTATTTCTGGGGGATTACTTATTATCGGTATTGCTCTATCTATGATGAATGGATCTTTAATAAATAATTTAAAAACTCAAAAAGAAAAATTACCATATCAAAAAGAAAATATTAGTATTATTCCATTATCTATGCCTTTAATTGCTGGTCCTGGTGCTATCAGTTCTACGATTATATGGGGAACTCATCATAATACTGTAAATAATATTATTGGATGCAGTATAACAATATTATTATTTTCATTAATTTGCTGGATTCTATTTCAAAGCGCTCCTTTTTTTATCAAAATTGTAGGTCAAACAGGTATTAACATATTAACTAGAATTATGGGGCTTCTTTTAATGTCTTTGGGTGTAGAATTTATTTCTACTGGAATAAAATTAATTTTTTTAAAATTACCATAA
- the lipB gene encoding lipoyl(octanoyl) transferase LipB has product MKIKPIIIRCLGLLHWHDTYIKMNHFINTRNKYSLDEIWFVEHYPIFTQGYIKNNVKKKNIHMIPIIESNRGGNMTYHGPGQQIIYFLLDLIRLKINVQKLLFVIENIILSTLYDFSIIGYKNHQYPGIYVNNKKICSLGLRINNSHCFHGLSLNVNMNLHPFKYIHPCGNNIIMTQMSNIKKNILFYDVRNILIQKCLFFFNSKNFLYF; this is encoded by the coding sequence TTGAAAATTAAACCAATTATTATTCGTTGTTTAGGGTTATTACATTGGCATGATACTTACATTAAAATGAACCATTTTATAAATACACGTAATAAATATTCATTGGATGAAATTTGGTTTGTTGAACATTATCCAATATTTACTCAAGGTTATATAAAAAATAATGTAAAAAAAAAAAATATTCATATGATTCCAATAATAGAAAGTAATAGAGGAGGAAATATGACATATCATGGTCCAGGTCAACAAATAATATATTTTTTATTGGATTTAATAAGACTAAAAATAAATGTTCAAAAATTATTATTTGTGATTGAAAATATTATTTTAAGTACATTATATGATTTTTCTATTATAGGTTATAAAAATCATCAATATCCTGGAATATATGTAAATAATAAGAAGATTTGTTCTTTAGGATTACGTATTAATAATAGTCATTGCTTTCATGGACTTTCATTAAATGTTAATATGAATTTGCATCCTTTTAAATATATTCATCCTTGCGGTAATAATATTATAATGACACAAATGTCTAATATAAAAAAAAATATATTATTTTATGATGTTAGAAATATTTTAATACAAAAATGTTTATTTTTTTTTAATTCAAAAAATTTTTTATATTTTTAA
- the lipA gene encoding lipoyl synthase: MILEFNMKNKNKKKFIHLPIIQNIKKYKKTLLPKPNWIKVKLPVQLNNFNYIKKKLKNKFLHSVCEEALCPNIHECFNNKTATFMILGNICTRKCPFCAVSYGRPQPINSEEPNNLSQTVFHMNINYVVITSVARDDLKDGGAIQFNNCIKLLRVKKNIKIEILVPDFRNSLKYSIKIISQQPPDIFNHNLENVPRLYKMIRPGANYNKSLKLLNYFKTLNPNIPTKSGLMLGLGETDQEIIQVLRDLRSNGVDMLTLGQYLQPSIYHIPVQKYVNPEKFKYFKNEALSMGFSNAFCGPLVRSSYHANLQIK, encoded by the coding sequence ATGATTTTGGAATTTAACATGAAAAATAAAAATAAAAAAAAATTTATTCATTTACCTATTATACAAAATATAAAAAAATATAAAAAAACATTATTACCAAAACCAAATTGGATTAAAGTAAAATTACCAGTACAACTTAATAACTTTAATTATATAAAAAAAAAACTAAAAAATAAATTTTTACATTCAGTATGTGAAGAAGCATTATGTCCAAATATACATGAATGTTTCAATAACAAAACTGCTACTTTTATGATTTTAGGTAATATATGTACTCGTAAATGTCCATTTTGTGCTGTATCATATGGTCGACCTCAACCAATTAATTCTGAAGAACCAAATAATTTATCACAAACAGTATTTCATATGAATATTAATTATGTTGTTATTACTTCAGTTGCACGAGATGATTTGAAAGATGGAGGAGCAATTCAATTTAATAATTGTATTAAATTATTAAGAGTAAAAAAAAATATTAAAATTGAAATTTTAGTTCCTGATTTTCGTAATTCATTAAAATATTCTATAAAAATTATATCTCAACAACCTCCAGATATTTTTAATCATAATTTAGAAAATGTACCAAGATTATATAAAATGATTCGACCGGGTGCAAATTATAATAAATCACTGAAGTTATTAAACTATTTTAAAACATTAAATCCCAATATTCCTACAAAATCTGGTTTAATGTTAGGTTTAGGAGAAACAGATCAAGAAATAATACAAGTTTTACGTGATTTAAGATCAAATGGTGTGGATATGTTAACATTAGGACAATACTTACAACCCAGTATATATCATATACCGGTTCAAAAATATGTAAATCCAGAAAAATTTAAATATTTTAAAAATGAAGCTTTATCTATGGGTTTTTCTAATGCTTTTTGTGGACCACTAGTACGATCTTCATATCATGCAAATTTACAAATAAAATAA
- the pyrF gene encoding orotidine-5'-phosphate decarboxylase — MSDTTTSIHYPKVIIALDYSNKKSAMKLINDLNPKLYKLKIGKEIFIRLGVNFIHELHNLGFNIFLDLKFHDIPNTVAQAVRAAADLGVWMISVHACGGIDMLQAAKYALNNFKSHTPLLMAVTVLTSFSELDLKRIGVTLSLSDYVLKLSKIVKESNLDGVICPGRESKNIKDIFGNDFKTVIPGIRLPKNSKNDQKLVITPKEIKQFSSDYIVVGRSVTQSRNPMKILNNILNDIMI; from the coding sequence ATGTCTGATACTACTACGTCAATTCATTATCCAAAAGTTATTATAGCATTAGATTATTCAAATAAAAAATCTGCTATGAAATTAATTAATGATCTTAATCCTAAATTATATAAATTAAAAATTGGAAAAGAAATCTTTATAAGATTAGGAGTTAATTTTATACATGAATTACATAATCTTGGATTTAATATATTTTTAGATTTAAAATTTCATGATATTCCTAATACTGTTGCTCAAGCTGTTCGTGCAGCTGCAGATTTAGGCGTATGGATGATTAGTGTTCATGCATGTGGAGGTATAGATATGCTACAAGCAGCTAAATATGCTTTAAATAATTTTAAATCACATACTCCTTTATTAATGGCTGTTACTGTACTAACTAGTTTTTCAGAATTAGACTTAAAGAGAATTGGAGTTACATTATCATTATCTGATTATGTTTTAAAATTATCTAAAATAGTAAAAGAATCTAATTTAGATGGAGTAATATGTCCAGGAAGAGAATCAAAAAATATTAAAGATATTTTTGGAAATGATTTTAAAACTGTTATTCCAGGAATTAGGTTACCTAAAAATTCTAAAAATGATCAAAAATTAGTTATTACTCCAAAAGAAATAAAACAATTTAGTAGTGATTATATTGTTGTAGGTAGGAGTGTAACACAATCAAGAAATCCAATGAAAATATTAAATAATATTTTAAATGATATAATGATATAA
- the ribA gene encoding GTP cyclohydrolase II: MKIKRIKDAILPTPWGEFIIVGFEEKLKNKNHVALIYGNINKKDPILVRIHSECLTGDALFSLRCDCGSQLKTALMIIAKEGCGILIYHRQEGRNIGLLNKIRAYNLQDQGLDTVEANHKLGFSADERDFTICSDILKLMHIKKIRLLTNNPLKIKALQDSGINVIERINLISGRNSKNNNYLNTKINKMGHLIPK, encoded by the coding sequence ATGAAAATTAAACGTATTAAAGACGCTATATTACCTACTCCATGGGGAGAATTTATAATAGTAGGTTTTGAAGAAAAATTAAAAAATAAAAATCATGTTGCTTTAATATATGGAAATATAAATAAAAAAGATCCTATATTAGTAAGAATACATTCAGAATGTTTAACGGGAGATGCTTTATTTAGTTTAAGATGTGATTGTGGTTCACAATTAAAAACAGCTTTAATGATTATTGCAAAAGAAGGTTGCGGTATATTAATTTATCATAGACAAGAAGGTCGTAATATTGGTTTATTAAATAAAATTCGAGCTTACAATTTACAAGATCAAGGATTAGATACTGTAGAAGCGAATCATAAGTTAGGATTTTCTGCTGACGAAAGAGATTTTACTATTTGTTCGGATATATTAAAATTAATGCATATAAAAAAAATTCGCTTATTAACTAATAATCCTTTAAAAATCAAAGCGCTTCAAGATTCTGGTATTAATGTTATAGAACGTATTAATTTAATTTCGGGAAGAAACTCAAAAAATAATAATTACTTAAATACAAAAATTAATAAAATGGGTCATTTAATTCCTAAATAA
- the trpA gene encoding tryptophan synthase subunit alpha, which translates to MNRYKNIFQKLKLIQEGCFIPFITIGDPSEKLFFKIVDILIQSGADALELGIPFSDPLADGPIIQKSNLRALSLGTDMLKCFSIIKILRCKYPNLPIGILIYANMILNQKINQFYKLCQKCGIDSVLVPDLPIEEYVEFDKYAQLNNIFSILVCPPNANESLIYNIAMKGKGYIYLLSRPGVTGLTNKINYINKNIINKLKIHHSVPIIQGFGISETHHIISSLSYGTHGVICGSVIIQLIEKYYSQKNIMLKKIKNITKILKNATKNRLII; encoded by the coding sequence ATGAATCGATATAAAAATATTTTTCAAAAATTAAAACTTATTCAAGAAGGATGTTTTATTCCATTTATTACTATTGGAGATCCTTCAGAAAAATTATTTTTTAAAATTGTTGATATATTAATTCAATCAGGTGCAGATGCATTAGAATTAGGAATTCCATTTTCAGATCCATTAGCAGATGGTCCTATTATACAAAAATCTAATTTACGTGCATTATCTCTAGGTACTGATATGTTAAAATGTTTTAGCATAATAAAAATTTTGAGATGTAAATACCCTAATTTACCTATTGGAATACTAATTTATGCTAATATGATACTAAATCAAAAAATTAACCAATTTTATAAATTATGTCAAAAATGTGGTATAGATTCAGTTCTTGTTCCTGATTTACCTATAGAAGAGTATGTAGAATTTGATAAATATGCTCAATTAAATAATATATTTTCTATTTTAGTTTGCCCACCTAACGCCAATGAAAGTTTAATATACAATATTGCTATGAAAGGAAAAGGATATATTTATTTATTATCTAGACCTGGAGTTACTGGATTAACGAACAAAATAAATTATATTAATAAAAATATAATAAATAAATTAAAAATACATCATTCAGTTCCAATTATACAAGGATTTGGAATTTCTGAAACGCATCATATTATATCATCTTTATCTTATGGTACTCATGGTGTTATTTGTGGATCTGTTATTATTCAATTAATTGAAAAATATTATTCTCAAAAAAATATAATGTTAAAAAAAATTAAAAATATAACAAAAATATTAAAAAATGCAACGAAAAATAGATTAATTATTTAA
- the trpB gene encoding tryptophan synthase subunit beta, with protein sequence MTLLNPYFGKFGGMYVPQILMPALYQLEKYFVESKSDVKFQSELSNLLINYAGRPTPLTLCKNITQGTKSKIYLKREDLLHGGAHKTNQVLGQALLAKKMNKTQIIAETGAGQHGVATAFACALLKLKCKIYMGSKDIKRQSSNVLRMKLMGASIISVDHGSCTLKDACNEALRDWSENYENSHYMLGTVAGPHPYPTMVRDFQKIIGIETKKQIIEKEFRLPDIILACVGGGSNAIGIFFDFIKENNVKLIGVEPGGYGIKTGKHGSPLQYGKTGIYFGMKSHMMQNQDGQIRESWSISSGLDFPSVGPEHAWLNKIGRVQYHSITDKEALYAFQYLCKYEGIIPALESAHAIAYALKIIRKYPNKKNIIVVNLSGRGDKDMLTVQNSINDTSTGYEDESI encoded by the coding sequence ATGACGTTATTAAATCCTTATTTTGGAAAATTTGGAGGAATGTATGTTCCTCAAATTTTAATGCCAGCATTATATCAATTAGAAAAATATTTTGTAGAATCGAAATCAGATGTAAAATTTCAATCAGAATTATCTAATTTACTTATTAATTATGCCGGAAGACCTACACCATTAACATTGTGTAAAAATATTACACAAGGAACAAAATCAAAAATTTATCTTAAAAGAGAGGATTTATTACATGGTGGTGCACATAAAACTAATCAAGTATTAGGTCAAGCTTTATTAGCAAAAAAAATGAATAAAACACAAATTATTGCAGAAACTGGAGCCGGTCAACATGGAGTAGCGACCGCGTTTGCGTGTGCATTGTTAAAATTAAAGTGTAAAATTTATATGGGTTCTAAAGATATAAAAAGACAATCTTCAAATGTATTAAGAATGAAATTAATGGGTGCATCTATCATATCTGTAGATCATGGATCTTGTACTTTAAAAGATGCTTGTAATGAGGCATTACGAGATTGGTCAGAAAATTACGAAAATAGTCATTACATGTTAGGTACAGTCGCTGGTCCACATCCTTATCCTACTATGGTACGAGATTTTCAAAAAATTATTGGAATAGAAACAAAAAAACAAATTATTGAAAAAGAATTTAGATTACCAGATATCATTTTAGCATGTGTAGGAGGGGGTTCTAATGCTATTGGTATTTTTTTTGATTTTATCAAAGAAAATAATGTAAAATTAATTGGTGTTGAACCAGGAGGATATGGTATAAAAACAGGAAAACATGGTTCTCCATTACAATATGGAAAGACTGGAATTTATTTTGGTATGAAATCTCATATGATGCAAAATCAAGATGGTCAAATTAGAGAATCATGGTCAATTTCTTCGGGATTAGACTTTCCTTCTGTAGGTCCAGAACATGCTTGGTTAAATAAAATTGGTCGTGTCCAATATCATTCTATTACTGATAAAGAAGCATTGTATGCTTTTCAATATTTATGTAAATATGAAGGTATTATTCCTGCTTTAGAATCTGCTCATGCAATAGCATATGCATTAAAAATTATCCGTAAATATCCAAATAAAAAAAATATTATTGTTGTTAATTTATCTGGTCGAGGTGATAAAGATATGTTAACAGTACAAAATAGTATAAATGATACAAGCACAGGATATGAAGATGAATCGATATAA
- the trpCF gene encoding bifunctional indole-3-glycerol-phosphate synthase TrpC/phosphoribosylanthranilate isomerase TrpF — translation MKKNILKKIIYHKKIWLKHQIQQVPLQKIQHDLTSSSRQFYNQLQSNRPCFILEVKQASPSIGIINNNFNITKIVKCYKRYATVISVLTDEKYFHGKFEFLNIVHNLVRQPILCKDFFIDPYQIYLSRYYQADAILLMLSILNDHEYRILSDIAHSLNMGVLTEINNEYELNRAIKLNAKVIGINNRNLNDLSINTNRTYCLAPLIPNNKIIISESGINNHFQIKKLKNIVHGFLIGSSIMKSKNIDITVNSIIFGNNKVCGLTRLQDAKFSKYLGAVYGGLIFIPKSIRCINLHIAESIVHYSKLKYIGVFKDEKIENVIFITKLLSLFAIQLHGNENQKYITNLKKKIPKKIEIWKALDIENTKIKNLKYINYYIFDNSQGGSGVCFDWSILKKYNLENVFLAGGLSIQNCLHALKLNCFGLDFNSKLEKSPGIKDNIKMKLLFQKLKSS, via the coding sequence ATGAAAAAAAATATATTAAAAAAAATTATATATCATAAAAAAATATGGTTAAAACATCAAATACAACAAGTACCATTACAAAAAATACAACATGATTTAACATCTTCATCTCGACAATTTTATAATCAATTACAATCTAATCGTCCATGTTTTATATTAGAAGTTAAGCAAGCATCTCCTTCAATCGGAATTATTAATAATAATTTTAATATTACTAAAATTGTTAAATGTTATAAAAGATATGCTACAGTGATTTCTGTTTTAACGGATGAAAAGTATTTTCATGGAAAATTTGAATTTTTAAATATAGTTCATAATCTTGTTAGACAACCAATTTTATGTAAAGATTTTTTTATCGATCCATATCAAATATATTTATCCAGATATTATCAGGCAGATGCTATTTTATTAATGTTATCTATATTAAATGATCATGAATATCGTATACTTTCTGATATTGCTCATAGTTTGAATATGGGTGTATTAACTGAAATAAATAACGAGTATGAATTAAATAGAGCAATTAAATTAAATGCTAAAGTAATTGGTATTAATAATAGAAATCTAAATGATTTATCAATTAATACTAATCGTACTTATTGTCTTGCACCATTAATACCTAATAATAAAATTATTATTAGTGAATCCGGTATTAATAATCATTTTCAAATCAAAAAACTTAAAAATATAGTTCATGGTTTTTTAATAGGATCATCTATTATGAAATCTAAAAATATTGATATAACTGTTAATAGTATTATATTTGGTAATAATAAAGTTTGTGGATTAACAAGATTACAGGATGCTAAATTTTCAAAATATTTAGGGGCTGTATATGGAGGATTAATATTTATTCCTAAATCTATACGATGCATTAACTTACATATTGCAGAAAGTATTGTTCATTACTCTAAATTAAAATATATAGGAGTATTTAAAGATGAAAAAATTGAAAATGTTATATTTATAACAAAATTATTATCTTTATTTGCGATACAGTTACATGGTAATGAAAATCAAAAATATATTACTAATTTAAAAAAAAAAATTCCAAAAAAAATAGAAATTTGGAAAGCATTAGATATTGAAAATACTAAAATAAAAAATTTAAAATATATTAATTATTATATATTTGATAATTCTCAAGGAGGCAGTGGTGTATGTTTTGATTGGTCTATATTAAAAAAATATAATTTAGAGAATGTTTTTTTAGCAGGAGGTTTATCTATTCAAAATTGTTTACATGCTTTAAAATTAAATTGTTTTGGTTTAGATTTTAACTCTAAATTAGAAAAATCACCTGGAATTAAAGATAATATTAAAATGAAATTATTATTTCAAAAACTAAAATCATCATAA
- the trpD gene encoding anthranilate phosphoribosyltransferase — translation MKTILEKLYTLKSLTELESIYIFDAIINNKVTLIELTAILISMKLKKISVIEIVGAIKTFQKYCLYFPKPIYPFSDIVGTGGDGINTINVSTLSALVASSCGFKIIKHCNQGVSSTLGSSDILKKMNIHIQHKPNISKKIFDQTNICFLFAPQYHAGFQNVKLVRKQLKTRTIFNILGPLLNPAQPPFSVIGVYSKKLLLPIAQVVSMLKYKRVIIIHSDGIDEVTLHHVTDVCEIYNGKITSYQLYPEDFGVKKIPKKFFINNNSEKNFKIFQNICSGIGSIEYENLIAVNTAIVLKVFGHNNLKKNTQIALKKIQSGEINQHIYNISQVR, via the coding sequence ATAAAAACAATATTAGAAAAATTATATACTTTAAAATCATTAACTGAATTGGAAAGTATTTATATATTTGATGCTATTATTAATAATAAAGTAACATTAATAGAATTAACAGCTATATTGATTTCAATGAAATTAAAAAAAATATCGGTTATAGAAATTGTAGGAGCCATAAAAACTTTTCAAAAATATTGTTTATATTTTCCTAAACCAATATATCCATTTTCTGACATAGTTGGTACGGGAGGAGATGGAATAAATACCATTAATGTTTCGACACTTAGTGCTTTAGTAGCATCATCTTGTGGATTTAAAATTATTAAACATTGTAATCAAGGCGTATCTAGTACATTAGGTTCTTCAGATATATTAAAAAAAATGAATATTCATATCCAACATAAACCAAATATATCTAAAAAAATATTTGATCAAACAAATATTTGTTTTCTTTTTGCTCCTCAATATCATGCTGGGTTTCAAAATGTTAAATTAGTTAGGAAACAATTAAAAACTAGAACTATATTTAATATATTAGGACCATTATTAAATCCTGCTCAACCTCCTTTTTCAGTAATAGGTGTATATTCTAAAAAATTATTATTACCTATAGCTCAAGTTGTAAGTATGTTAAAATATAAGAGAGTAATTATTATTCATAGCGATGGTATCGATGAAGTGACATTACATCATGTAACTGATGTTTGTGAAATATATAATGGAAAAATTACTTCATATCAATTATATCCAGAAGATTTTGGTGTAAAAAAAATACCAAAAAAATTTTTTATTAATAATAATTCAGAAAAAAATTTTAAAATTTTTCAGAATATATGTTCAGGTATTGGTAGTATTGAATATGAAAATTTAATAGCAGTAAATACAGCTATCGTATTGAAAGTATTTGGTCATAATAATTTAAAAAAAAATACACAAATAGCTTTAAAAAAAATTCAAAGCGGAGAAATTAATCAACATATATATAATATCTCACAAGTAAGGTAA